The Panthera leo isolate Ple1 chromosome C2, P.leo_Ple1_pat1.1, whole genome shotgun sequence genome window below encodes:
- the LOC122230220 gene encoding phospholipid scramblase 1-like, whose amino-acid sequence MEKQNGQMNAPHPGTNLPPDYPPQYPSATLQGPPGHTGYPGPQVGYPGPQVGYPGPQAGYPGPQAGYPGPQAGYPGPQAGYSIPPAGYSGAGPVGFPVQHQPVYNQPGGPAGVPWMPAPPPPSGCPPGLEYLSQIDQILVHQQIELLEVITGFETNNKYEIKNSFGQKIYFAVEDTDCCTRNCCGASRPFTMRIIDNMGQEVITLERPLRCDSCCCPCCLQEIEVHAPPGVPVGYVTQTWHPCLPRFTIQNERREDVLKIIGPCVVCSCCADVDFEIKSLDEETIVGKISKQWTGFVREAFTDADNFGIQFPLDLDVKMKAVMLGACFLIDFMFFERSGNTE is encoded by the exons ATGGAAAAGCAAA ACGGACAAATGAATGCTCCTCACCCAGGAACGAATTTACCACCTGACTATCCCCCTCAATATCCTTCAGCAACACTCCAAG gacCTCCAGGACATACTGGCTACCCTGGCCCCCAGGTTGGCTACCCTGGCCCCCAGGTTGGCTACCCTGGCCCCCAGGCTGGCTATCCTGGCCCCCAGGCTGGCTATCCTGGCCCCCAGGCTGGCTATCCTGGCCCCCAGGCTGGCTACTCAATTCCACCAGCTGGTTATTCAGGTGCTGGCCCAGTAGGGTTTCCTGTCCAACACCAGCCTGTGTATAATCAGCCAGGTGGACCTGCAGGGGTACCATGGATGCCagcaccaccacctccatcagGCTGTCCACCCGGATTGGAATATTTAAGTCAg ATAGATCAGATACTGGTTCATCAGCAAATTGAGCTTCTGGAAG tcATAACAGGTTTTGAAACTAATAACAAATATGAAATTAAGAACAGCTTTGGACAGAAGATTTACTTTGCAGTAGAGGATACAGACTGCTGTACCCGGAATTGCTGTGGGGCTTCTCGGCCTTTTACCATGAGGATTATTGATAATATGGGCCAAGAAGTTATAACTCTGGAGAGACCACTAAGGTGTGACAGCTGTTGTTGCCCTTGCTGCCTTCAGGAG ATTGAAGTCCATGCTCCTCCTGGTGTACCTGTAGGTTATGTTACTCAGACCTGGCATCCATGCCTGCCAAGGTTTACAATTCaaaatgagaggagagaggatgtACTAAAAATTATTGGTCCATGTGTCGTGTGCAGCTGTTGTGCAGATGTTGATTTTGAG atTAAATCTCTTGATGAAGAAACTATAGTTGGCAAGATTTCCAAGCAGTGGACTGGTTTTGTGAGAGAGGCATTTACAGATGCTGATAACTTTGGTATCCAGTTCCCTTTAGACCTTGATGTGAAAATGAAAGCTGTAATGCTTGGTGCATGTTTCCTCATT gATTTCATGTTTTTTGAAAGGAGTggaaacacagaataa